One stretch of Eretmochelys imbricata isolate rEreImb1 chromosome 1, rEreImb1.hap1, whole genome shotgun sequence DNA includes these proteins:
- the LOC144258512 gene encoding tubulin alpha-8 chain, with amino-acid sequence MTSEMQFSSEKNLQLGFTDVTGSQLVKTASQMSLEEYLRECISIHVGQAGVQIGNACWELFCLEHGIQPDGTFKNQPKEVNNDDSFNTFFSETATEKHVPRAVMVDLEPTVVDEVRAGAYRQLFHPEQLITGKEDAANNYARGHYTIGKESIDLVLDRIRKLTDACSGLQGFLIFHSFGGGTGSGFTSLLMERLSLDYGKKSKLEFAIYPAPQVSTAVVEPYNSILTTHTTLEHSDCAFMVDNEAIYDICRRNLDIERPTYTNLNRLISQIVSSITASLRFDGALNVDLTEFQTNLVPYPRIHFPLMTYAPIISSERAYHEQLSVAEITSSCFEPNNQMVKCDPRHGKYMACCMLYRGDVVPKDVNVAIAAIKTKRTIQFVDWCPTGFKVGINYQPPTVVPGGDLAQVQRAVCMLSNTTAIAEAWARLDHKFDLMYAKRAFVHWYVGEGMEEGEFAEAREDLAALEKDYEEVGTDSFEEENDGEEF; translated from the exons ATGACTTCTGAAATGCAGTTCTcttctgaaaaaaatcttcagttGGGTTTCACAGATGTAACAGGATCTCAGCTTGTGAAGACTGCTTCACAGATGTCACTGGAGGAATATTTA CGTGAGTGCATCTCCATTCATGTTGGCCAGGCTGGAGTTCAGATtggcaatgcatgctgggaactcTTCTGTCTGGAGCATGGCATTCAGCCAGATGGCACCTTCAAGAATCAGCCCAAAGAAGTCAACAACGATGACTCCTTTaacacatttttcagtgaaacagcCACAGAAAAGCATGTGCCACGTGCTGTCATGGTGGACTTGGAACCGACTGTAGTAG ATGAAGTGCGGGCCGGTGCTTACCGGCAGCTTTTCCATCcagaacagctgatcactggAAAGGAGGATGCAGCTAATAACTATGCTCGTGGTCACTACACCATTGGTAAAGAAAGCATTGATCTGGTGCTTGATCGTATCCGTAAGCTG ACTGATGCCTGTTCTGGGCTACAGGGATTCCTGATTTTCCACAGCTTTGGTGGGGGCACTGGCTCTGGCTTCACCTCCTTGTTGATGGAACGCCTCTCCCTGGATTATGGCAAGAAGTCCAAACTGGAGTTTGCCATCTACCCAGCCCCTCAAGTCTCCACTGCCGTAGTGGAGCCATACAACTCCATCCTGACCACCCACACCACCCTGGAGCATTCAGACTGCGCCTTCATGGTGGACAACGAGGCCATCTATGACATCTGCCGTCGCAACTTGGACATTGAGCGCCCCACTTACACCAACCTTAACCGTCTCATCAGCCAGATAGTCTCATCAATCACTGCCTCTCTGCGCTTCGATGGTGCCCTCAATGTGGATCTGACAGAGTTTCAGACCAACCTGGTGCCCTACCCTCGCATCCACTTCCCCCTGATGACATATGCACCCATTATCTCCTCCGAGAGAGCCTACCACGAGCAGCTGTCAGTGGCAGAAATCACCAGTTCCTGCTTTGAACCCAACAACCAGATGGTGAAGTGTGATCCACGTCATGGAAAATACATGGCCTGCTGCATGCTGTACCGCGGTGACGTGGTCCCCAAAGATGTCAACGTAGCTATTGCTGCCATCAAGACCAAGAGAACTATCCAGTTTGTGGACTGGTGTCCAACAGGCTTCAAG GTTGGCATCAATTATCAGCCTCCTACTGTAGTTCCTGGGGGAGACCTGGCCCAAGTGCAACGTGCCGTCTGCATGCTAAGCAACACCACAGCCATCGCTGAGGCCTGGGCCAGGCTGGACCACAAGTTTGATCTGATGTATGCCAAGAGGGCATTTGTGCACTGGTATGTTGGTGAAGGCATGGAGGAAGGGGAGTTTGCAGAGGCCCGAGAGGACTTGGCTGCACTGGAGAAGGACTATGAGGAAGTGGGAACTGActcatttgaagaagaaaatgatGGGGAGGAATTTTAA